A window of Phragmites australis chromosome 2, lpPhrAust1.1, whole genome shotgun sequence genomic DNA:
AGTGGTCGTGTTGTGCATTGCGACCAGTCCCAAACACGTCACGATCAACTCATCGAGAAGATCAACGCTGCAAttgcagcagcgcctctacggtatccacacgtactgggcagaaacgctGAGCGTCGATGTGCTAGCAACTTGCGCGCGGCTAGTATTTTGGGAGATTGTATAGAAAACTACGACTAGGGTTTCGGAATGGCCTAATCTCTGCACGCCCCACTCCATAcatctccttatatagagctcgctaatagACTCCTACGTTGGAAGCTCTTTAGAACTCTAATACCTTATAGATCAAAATTCAATCAAAcacatatacgaatccaattcgtatattttgttccaacccattaagtgtgtgacctatTAGGTTCATATACATAcggctacgactcagaaacccttttcaaaccgaaatcaatagcggtccctaacAGGACATGTTCACTCTCGAGTATATACagaagatcatatcggctgaatcatgatatacacatgcatcgatTTCTTCGCCTCACGATAACAGTTAAGCTCAAGTCAAGATACGTGACATCCTTATGATAGTTTGATcgttcactcgatcaagtaatggattcatcatgattaactctttaatcatattgataTGGTCTTGTACTTTCTCAATCCACCTACTTTGAGAGGCATAGAGATATCTTTTCTGTTATCAAGGCGAgacaaatttcatcttgattgcACACACcctacgacatgtttcatagcaAACTCGAAAACAACCTTTATGACTATCTAGttatggaatagcgtttggcagtcCCAAAATATGTTACTACATATTCTagaaatcaatgacgatctcagatcGAAAGATCCTACAGGTAtactatttgagataacaactgatgacacatcataataacaatcccaacagtatctcaatGTGAATTTATCTAACATTATGTTCTTcaacataaatgtccatattattgatctattatctctatacctatgatccataaaacgtgatcatcaatcaatatatgttagtcttatgtatcatcacaatgatatgcgactaaGGATCgattaagaataacatcataatataaataaagagtttcataAACAAATCATATacttactaatcaaaataaataataatcatCTTtaaaataacacattattcagaaatatataaatataaacgTATAATACAATTATCTCTATAATTAACTCAGAACCTATCACCTTCAATAATTGCCAACGTCGTTGTTGGCTTGTTGCCTTTTGAAGTCTATTAGATATATGCGTGCTAATGCTAAAATTAAATCCCTGGGGTGCAGGTACATTCAGAGCACTTGTGCTACATCGGGTGAAGGGCTACATGAGGGGCTTGACTGGCTTTCCAACAACATCGCCAACAAGGAACTTTAACTGCATGTGGTCATCTGGGTTGATGTCTtgtttgtgtttttgttgaATACAAGTAAACTCTTGAACTTGTTCCGATTATATGGTCCTTAGAGGTTGAAATAAGCCCTATTACATATTATAAGATTGGGACTTCAGTGCTTCATTAGGTATAGAGCAATCTGAGACAAGCATTGCCCTTCTGTTCTATGCTACCATAGTTGACAAGAATGCTTAGATATTTGACCTGCTATAGTTGTCAGCAACTTCGCATCCAGAAAATTGTTGTAGGCAACTGACAATGTTTCCACTTCATCTCTTTGCGCAGGCCTAAAGCTTTTCGGAAGGACTCCTAGAAAATGTCTGAACAACTTACTGCTGCCTTTTTACATATTATAGGATTATACACTCTACAATAGATAGTGTGAGTGCCTGTGAAGAAAAATCTCTTAGCTCTCTTTTGAGGGGCTAGTACcagattgtttttttttgtctgtaTCATCAGTGCCTGTTTGGTTTCACAAAATTTGTGTCGATTATATGTACTTATATGTGTGGTAGATTAAATTGACATGCTTTGCTATCATCTTTGTGTGCCTGATATCAATTGCCATACGTTTTTGAGATTACAACATTGACATGCGTTGCCATAGATCTTTGTCGATGCAGTGCTGTGCCTGACATGAAttgctatttttcttatatTACGAAATTAGCATGTTTGGTCATAGATTAACTTCTGTCAATTCAATGTTGTGACTAGGATGAATTGCTAAACGTTTCTGAACTCACAAGCAAGACACGCGCTACCACACAACGATGGTACCAAGAGAAACTCGGCAGCAGACAAAAATGTTGCTCCGGTTATATGGACGCACCAAAGTCATCCAAATCCCCACGTATTTAACTTCCAAAAAGCAAATATACAACGTACTCAAATGCTCGCTCATTAAACAACATAAATGAACTTGTTACATCGTGTCTTTAGGTGTTTTACATGATACACAATGGCTGGATATTCAGACAAAAACTCGGATCAAACATTTCCAAAGATGTACTGTAATTGCACCCAATATCTGGCTTGATCAGCTGATGTCCCAATAATCCCAACCGACCTAACCAGTGTCACTATGATGCAATGGAGATCCAAGCGTGGTATAGTCCATGAGTTTTTTGCCTGGAAAGCTCACAATCAATACAGGGTACAATTTCTCGAAAGATACTTGTGGGGAGGAAGGGGGGTGATCAACTTACGAGTAAATATTTTGGGGATCAATTTCGTTAAACAAATTGATAAAGAAGCGGAATCCATCTGGACTGACATCCCTGCACAACAGGCCTGAGGAAAAAAACGTAGTCGTTCAGTTTCATTTTCGAATCAAATACATAGCTTGCAAAATCTTGAAAGGTATAGCCATAGCAGACCGTTATTTTCTGCATTTAGAAGATGCTCCTTTGCTAATGCTGGTGCAATTCCCAGAGTGAATGCTGCATCGCTGGGGCTAATCCCCTTCTGAAGAGCATCCGGCTTTTGTGCAAGTGATGAGATTCTTGCAAATACCTGTGTTTATCAAGAAAAAGGATCAGGGTGTGCAAATGCCAAGTGCTAAAAACAATACTAGTGGAAAATGTAGACAACTGCAGGAAATAGTGGTGAGAGTATAATCCACTAACAGAGTCAATGCCGGTTGGCTGCAATATGTGGTTTAGCTCAGTATAAGCATTTAAGATGGCACCAAGGTTTATTGTTGCGATGGCTTACCTCTTCATCACTATGTGTCTTGGTCTGGATCACCTTGACTCCACTATCGAATTTCCTGAGCATGACCGGGCTGCTCATTACAAATCAACATCTATAAGCAAAACATCAAACCTATGATTACTGGCTGGTGATGACCAGCTGGAAAAACATTTAGATTACTCTTTGCCATTCCCATCATCCTGTATTGTGTGTTCAGACAAGAAGAGACCTTGGTAATGATCAAAAGCATGATATACATACACATCAACTTTCTCCCagagtgaacatgcttgcaaaAGATCCTCCGGTGAGATCAACTCtagaaacaaataaacataattAATATCAGAACACAAGTAACAAGGGAATCCCATATAGATAGTCAGGAGCAAAAACACAGACCTGTTCCCCTAGCACGGTTGAAGAGACAATATACATCAACTAGTGCTATCATACCACCTGCTTTCTCGAGTGGTATTCTTACAAAGTCAGCCAGCTGGTAATGAATCGATGAAATAACCATTATTAAGCCTTAACTCTTAGTACAGTATTATGCAGCTTAAGGAGAAAAGGCAGGTCATGAAACAGTGTCTTTCAGACTAGAAGGAAACTCAGAAGACATGAACAATTATTATCCCTGACTTCCTGCCAGTAGCTTGTTGATGAGTTGATGTTAATAAATGAAAATATTTCAAAGATTTTCTCCTGCAATGTACCCCTTCCGCTCTCTGTGTGCACATGtttcttgagagagagagagagctggagCTCCGAACTAAATTCTAAAATTACTGGTCTAACTCATATGTAAGTAGTGTGAAACAAACCATGAAAATGACTAGTAATCACTACTCAATAGAATTCGAGGTCTCCAGCTAATGGAGAAGGAAATAACTGTTTCTGTCAAACATAAGCAATTTGTTCTGAAGATTACTATTGTGCATTTGCCCTATGGTGACAAAATCCTCAGTTAAACTCTAACCTGCATCTGATTTTATAAACTACACCCATTACCACTGCCATCCCAATTAAGCTACGCTAATCAGTGAAATCTTCCACCACAAAAGCAGTAAAACTATGAAGAAGCAAGTTTCTTACCTGAAGTGACAACTGTTGATGATACAAAGCACCAGCGGTTTCTTTCGTCACAGGAGACACAATGCCAACACTCAATAGCCAATCCTGCATGTCTTGCTTAGAACCCATCTCTTCATCATTGGAATTCAATTGAGCAGATGAGTTCGTTAATAGCTTTAGCCTCATTTTCTCTGCCAGCTGCATCATCTCCTTAGCTTTGCTCTGAACGAAATAATAATGATAACTGAGATAAAATTTAAGCATGGTGATCGATCGCACGCTCGCAGCAAAAGGCAATTCGAACCATGAGGGCGTTGAGATCCTGGAACGCATCCTGCAGGTTCTGTCCAGCGTTCTCCCACGCCTCCTGCTCCATTCGCAGTATACCGGAGACCCCAACCACGGGCATCCGAATAGCGATATCCTCCTCCGCCGGCGCGGCCCCCTCCGCCACCGGGGCGCCGCTCGCCGGAGCTGCCGCGGGGGCCACCTCCCAGGCCGTCGCGCGAATCGCCTCGAGCAGCCTCCCGAAGAAGACATCCACATCGGCTTTGCAGGTGACGACGATGGCGACGACCTCCGATCGCGCGGGGGGCAGAGAGATCTGGAGGCGGATGCGGTGGTGGTGCGACGACGAGgaagacgaggaggaagaggaagagaagagggAGCGGAGGGGGTTGTGGCTGTGCCTGCGGTGGGGAGGGTAGGCGTGGATGACGGTGGCGAGCGGGAGGGCGCGCGCGGAGCGGGAGGGCTCGTGGAGGAAGACGAGGCGGTGGGAGGTGAGCGCGAGGAGGCAGCCGCGGAGGGGCGCGAGGCGCGGGTTCTCCTCGGGCTCGAGATCGACGAGCGGGAGGAGGTTCCGCTCCACCTCGCCGGCGGACAGCACCGGGCGACCGGACGCCGTCACGGCCGCCGACGGCAGCCACTCGGCTGCGGCCGCAGACATGCTGACGGTGATCTGGTGCGCCGCTGCGGTGGGTTTGGGTTTTTGCGAAGTCCTTATTTGGGCCGGGCTAATAATCTGACGTAACCAGATTACCAGAGTACATCACACCGCAGGATACAACTCCGATTTTTCCCGCGAATTTCCTATGCACCGGTGATTaatatttttcattaaaaaagtGATTAAAACTTTCCAATGATGCGTGTGAGGAGCCCATGGTAATGAATTAGGTACTATGGGCTGAATCTGATTTTAAAACGTCGTGAGTCATTGTATTTTAAATGGATAGATAATATTGATAATATAGTATTACTGTAAACAGTGGAAGCTCTATATTATTACTGTGAACATAAACAGTAGGATCACCATAATATCCTATTGCGAATTACTATGCCATCCACACAAATTATTGTGCGTCTAGGATCTAGATACAGACTGAATCATGATTAGAAGGTACATATGATTGTATATCTCGATAGTAAGCTATTGGAGACGAGTGACGAGTGGCAACTAAGAAGCACAAGGACGGTGGAGAAGAGATATAAGCCCTTTGACACATAATAGAGGATCTTTACCGTGCGTTATGATACCGGTTGATGAAAAATATCAATGATTCCATCTAACCGTCTATTTACTAAAATAATTtagtaattatattattaattgtGAAACAAGCCACGTGTACCTAAAGATAATTACTTCTTTCGTTGTTAACATTTCATCACGTGTGTTCTGCCTCACGCGTGAAGGCACCGGTGTGATCTGCCGCTGCCACAAAGTACACGCCGCCTCTCCCGTTCTCGCGACCTCCAAAGTGCAGCAGAGCAAGTGCGAAAGAATCCGGGCTGGAGCCATCAGCCATGCATGCAGTGCAGGACTCTGGCCTCCTTCGGTGCTCGTCGCCGGCCGGCCCTGGCACCACTCGCCGACGACAAGGCCAGCCAGCACCTGCAACAAAAGCAACTACACTTCGTCCAAGACCTCATACGCACGTACGAAGCTCTTTGATTTCATACATGTTCCGTGTGATATCTAGCTAGCAAATTATGAGTGTATCGAGCTCTGATTACATCACAAGAGAGAACTCTACTTTATTCTGTCGATATGTATATCTATACAATATatgttttatttcttcttcttcaaaaggCTATACAGTGTGTGTATTGAGAATGGATAAATAAGTGCATCAAACTTAATATCTCATTGTTGAGCATGCGATCCTGCATCGTCGACGTCGAGCTCATTCCCTACACGGGTCCCCTTGTTCTCGAGGAACTCGGAGTACCAGCGAGCAGAGAGCCTGGCTTGCCTTGGCAGCGCCTCGTCCTCGAAGTCGACGCGGTACAGGCCGTACTGCGACTTGAACCCTGACAGGTACTCGAAGAGGTCCAAGAAGCACCAGGAGAAGTAGCCTTTCACGTTAGCTCCATTCCTGCAAAGAAAAATAGCATCAGGATAAATCTATTTACCATTTGGTTTCGAAGGATAAATCTTTCTGAACAATTCGTGAGAAGTTGTCAACTGCCTGGCATGACATTGCTGAGTTTTGTAATCTGACATCTCTCACCTTAGTGCAGTCAGTGTGCTCTCTATGTGCCTCTCCATGTAATCGACCCTGTCAGTATCATGGAGGCTGCCATTGCTGGTTGCAATAcctggagaggaaggagagcgAAGAATTTATCGAACAAGGGTAAGCAAGATATGTGTtcttagaagaaaaaaaacataaaacaaGATGCAGTGATGTCTGGAtagtcattttttttctttccgagAAAAGATGTCTGCATAAGTGCACAGTCATTGAGAGGTATTTCTTAGACTGCCTGAACCAATTTTTTCGAGATTTATAGTTGGGAAATAGACTTGCCGGTCTCTTGGATGTAAATAGGAAAGTCCCCATAAGCTTCGGTCAGGTACTCCACCACATATTGCAATCCTTTGGGATCAACTGGAACAGATGTTGGGGCATGCTGCAGTCGAACGAAAAAGCTGTATCTGTCACAGTTCTCAAGATGAAAAAGTTCCAATATATATCTCTCATCTAAATGATCTTTGGCTGTGTTGTATTTAATCTCTTTCGTTATATCAGCACTCGTAATTACACAGCTGAAGTCATCAGCTTCTCTGGAAAAATGTTGATGAAAAATTTACCGGACCAATCGGCGGATCGGTTCTAGAACCTGTTTCAGAGAATCATTTCATTAGATACAGCATTTGGCTTGTTGATTTCACAAAACTTATATATCGTTCAGAAACATCGACAAAATTATTTGGTCCGAATGTTATGTTACAATGTGGATTTTTTGTTTGCATCCTGCTGAGATTAGATAAAATAATCAAATTGCCTACGGATGTATCCACAAAATTACAAGCAGCACAACAATAACCCCTGTATCAACAGAAAAACTGCTTACCTCTGAAGTAAGCGGACATGTCCGTTGCGAAGTTGCGAGCACCTTTTTCTAAAGGGCGATCATTCACATAAAGAGAATAATAGTGGTTTATTCCAATGAAATCTAGAGCTCCCATGACAGCTTCAGATTGGACTTTTGTGAATGATGGAAGGCGAGAACCGACATTCTTCTTCATTACCTGTGGATAATCTCCGAACACCAACGGTTCTAGTATCCTACAATCCGCACATGTTGGTTTCCATTAGCTCTGCAAATGCTTTCACATTTCTGATGCAACAAGAGTGAAGAGTATACCAGCCATAATAGAAGTCCTTGCATCTTTGAGTTGCTTCTAAATCGGCGGTGGAGTTTGTTAACGGGTAAGGCCAAAATGAGTAAATATTTATGCCAATAACTCCTTTTTGCACGGCCTACAAGCCAAACTCATTTTATGGATGCATAAAATTTTGCATCTGAATTCTCAAAAATACAATTTAAGAACTAATAGGAATGGTATTTGCGTagttaggtaaaaaaaaaaaaacctagtaCCTTGGTTCACGAGCAAAATTTGTTCAAATGATATAAGTTTTCTTTTATGAGAAGATCAGTCTCAGTTGTTAACGCAAAACTTATGCTAAGACACTACTGCTATATTCAGGAATT
This region includes:
- the LOC133908981 gene encoding vacuolar protein sorting-associated protein 36-like, encoding MSAAAAEWLPSAAVTASGRPVLSAGEVERNLLPLVDLEPEENPRLAPLRGCLLALTSHRLVFLHEPSRSARALPLATVIHAYPPHRRHSHNPLRSLFSSSSSSSSSSSHHHRIRLQISLPPARSEVVAIVVTCKADVDVFFGRLLEAIRATAWEVAPAAAPASGAPVAEGAAPAEEDIAIRMPVVGVSGILRMEQEAWENAGQNLQDAFQDLNALMSKAKEMMQLAEKMRLKLLTNSSAQLNSNDEEMGSKQDMQDWLLSVGIVSPVTKETAGALYHQQLSLQLADFVRIPLEKAGGMIALVDVYCLFNRARGTELISPEDLLQACSLWEKVDVPVMLRKFDSGVKVIQTKTHSDEEVFARISSLAQKPDALQKGISPSDAAFTLGIAPALAKEHLLNAENNGLLCRDVSPDGFRFFINLFNEIDPQNIYSQKTHGLYHAWISIAS